The sequence ATTCGTTTTCCAATCATTTCGACTGATTCCGACGCTGACGGCTCTCGAAAACGTGATGGTGCCCGCCGAGCTGCGGGCCGACAGATCCGCCCGTGGGCGTGCCGAGGATCTGCTTGGGCGCGTTGGACTGGCGGAACGGATAGGTCATTATCCCGCCGAGCTGTCCGGTGGTGAGCAACAGAGAGTTGCCATCGCCCGCGCCTTCATCAACAATCCCACTATCCTTTTCGCAGACGAACCCACTGGTGAACTGGATACCGAAACGGGCCACGCGATCGCCGATCTGCTGTTTGATCTCAATCGAACGGCGGGGACGACGCTCGTGCTCGTAACTCACGACCAGGAGCTGGCCAGTCGATCGGAACGCGTCATCCGACTTGCCGCCGGCGGAATAGTATCGGATACCCGCGCCTCCGGCGAAGCACAACAAGCCGGGAGCGCGACCGCGTGAAAACCATGG is a genomic window of Rhodothermales bacterium containing:
- a CDS encoding ABC transporter ATP-binding protein, coding for MGTFVAFANESLPDAVLEVSNLTKTYRSGSSQLTVLDDVSFTLRRGESCAIVGPSGSGKTTLLGLSAGLDRSTSGEVILCGEPLGSKSEDQRALLRNQHVGFVFQSFRLIPTLTALENVMVPAELRADRSARGRAEDLLGRVGLAERIGHYPAELSGGEQQRVAIARAFINNPTILFADEPTGELDTETGHAIADLLFDLNRTAGTTLVLVTHDQELASRSERVIRLAAGGIVSDTRASGEAQQAGSATA